From Candidatus Binatus sp.:
CCGCAAAAGGTAGCCAATGAGACGGAAAATCTCCGTTCAAGACCGGGCATGGCATCCCGTGCCGCGATTTAGACGGCCCCGAGCCGGATTAATTCACGCCTGATACAGGGATCGCGTCGAGAGGGCGCGCCCTGCTACGGTTTTTTCTTCGCCGCGACCCGCGGCCGCCACTGCACGAACGATCGCATATCGACCTGAAACGTCCACGCGCTCTTCGACTGATTGATCAGATGCACGATCTCGTCGCAGATCGCCGACGGCGGCACGAAATGCGACGGATCCACGTCGGGCATCGACTCGCGCACCCGCTCGCTATCGACCGCACCATCGACGTCGAGCGCCGCCGCGTGCACGCCGAGATGCATGAACTCGTAGGCCACCGATTCGGCGATCGCGCGCTGCGCGAGCTTCGACGCGTTGTAGGCCGAGTATTGCGCCGGGCCACTCCGCGACTCGGAGCCGAGCACGAAGATCACCGTGCCGGATTTGCGCTCGGCCATCTTGCCGATCACCGCCTGGGTGCAGAAAAAAGGACCGAAGGCGTTGACCTTCAACTGGGAATCGAAATCCTCTTCGGTGATTTCGGTGAATTTCTTGCGCAGATATGCGCCGGCATTATTGATCAACACCGAGATTGGTCCGAGCTCGCGCTCGACGGTTTCGACCGCCGCGACCACCTGCTCGCGGCGCGATACGTCGGTCGGCGTGACGACGGCCTTGCCACCTTGGGCGCGGATCAGTTCCGCGGTTTCCTCGAGTTGCGACTTGGTGCGCGCAATCAGGCCTACGTGAAAGCCTTCACGGGCCATGCGGAGTGCGATGTCGCGGCCGATGCCGCGGCCAGCGCCGGTTACCAGTGCGATTTTGGGGTCAGACATAACGCCGAATCTTACCCACTTGTCGGAAGCGTGCAAACCTTACCAAATATTTGCAAATATGTGGCGCTTGCCTTAACACTCGCGTTGATGAATGGTAACGTTGCCCGTCGAGGTGCTCCATGCCCGTTTCTTATAGTCGTCGCGGCAGCCAAAATCGCACCTTCCTCAACCTGACTGGTTCCGTAGCTGTCGTTTCGGTAGTGGTTTTCGCGCTGATGTTCGCCGGCGGAGGCGTCTCGTACGCCGATGACCCCGATTCCGGCATCAGCGCCGCGCCCGATTCCGACGCCCCGCCGACTCTTATTCCAGATACGACGTGGGAAAGCGCAAACCAGGTCCTCGAACTCCCGCAGGAATGCAATCCCGAGCACGCTTCCATTCCGTGCGATCAGCATCCGGTTGCGGTCGCCAACGACTCTTCGTCGAGCAGCGATGATGACGATGAAGAGGACGTCGAGACGGCAGGAATCAAGTCCGGCGCGGTTAACGACGCGGATGCCGGCGGCGGCGACGCGCTTGCGATGCAGCAATGGGGCGTCGTCGATGAATACGAAAATGAAGGCGCCGAAGCGTCCGCGATGATGACGCCGACCGGATGGGTCGTCACCGGCGTCTATCCCGCCAACACCAACGCTGGTCCGCGGATGGCGCTGATGGCCGGCCGATCGCCGTGGCACTTTGCCACCGCCCCGATGAGCAGTCCGCTCACCCAGGCCGCGCGTCCGCCGCTGAATTTCGGACCCTGGATGACGTCGCCTTCGACTACCTGGAACCGGCCCGCGGGCGGTCCGATGATGATGCCCGGCATGTCGCTTCGGATGCGCTGACACGACCTATTAACACTGAGCTTCGATCGCGAAGTTCGAAGCGAGCCGCGATCGGCTGGAGTATACTTGGTTAATGCTCATCACGGTCGACGTCGGCAACAGCGATATCGTAATCGGAATCTACGAAGGCGAGCGTCTGCGCAATCACTGGCGGATCTCGACCATCCGCGATCGCACTACCGACGAACACGGCGCGCTGTTGAACACGCTGTTCGGCGCCGCCGGTATTCCGCCCGGCCTCAAGCCTGAAGGCATAGCGATAGCGTGCGTCGTGCCGCCGCTCAACCAGGTGATGGAACAGCTCGCGATGCGCTATTTCCATTGCGATCCGCTGATGGTCGGTCCGGGAATCAAGACCGGGATGCCGATCCTCTATGAGAATCCCAAGGAAGTCGGCGCGGACAGGATCGTCAACGCAGTCGCGGCGTTCGAGCGCTACTCGAGCGCCTGCATCGTGGTCGATTTTGGCACCGCGACCAGCTTCGACTACATCACGGGCAAGGGCGAGTATGCGGGCGGCGCGATCGCGCCGGGGCTCGGCGTCTCGATGAACGCGCTGATCGAGCACGCCGCCAAGCTTTATCGCGTCGAGCTGGTGCGTCCGCGCGAGGCGGTCGGCCGCACTACGATCTCGTCGATCCAGTCAGGGCTCATCTTCGGATACACCGCGCTGGTCGATGGACTGGTCACGCGCATCCTGCGCGAGCGCGGCGAAAAGGCGCGCATAATCGCGACTGGCACCTTCGCCGATTTGATCGCGCCGGAGAGCGAAACGATCGAGGAAGTGGACGAGTTCCTGACATTGAAGGGCCTCAGATTGATTTTCGAGCGCAATCGTCGCTAGGAATACGTGCGAGAGGCTCGCGATGGAAAAAATCACCCGCGTCGTAACAGACAACATGATTGGCTTGAAGTTGCCGGATTACGCGCGCCATTCGCCGCGAGTCGCCACCGTGCTCGGAAAAAATCCGAGCGCGTTCACCGGACCCGGCACCAATACCTATATCGTCGGCACTTCGTCGCGCCCGCTGTTGCTCGATACCGGGCAGGGCGTCGCGGTCTATATCGATCTGCTCGAAGCCGCGATGAAGGAACTCGCGCACAGCAGCGAGCTCGATCGAATCGTGCTCACGCACGCGCATGTCGATCACCTGGGCGGGGTGAAGCAGGTGACCGAGCGCTTCGGCTCGATGGAAGTGCTCAAGATGCCGTGGGAGGGTCACGACGCTCCCGCCGGCGCGATCACACCGATCGGCCACGACGCGATCGTCGAGACCGACGGCGTCACGCTGCGCGCAGTGCATACGCCCGGTCACGCGCCCGATCATCTTTGCTATTACCTCGAAGAAGAGCGCGCGCTGTTTACCGGCGACGTTGTGCTGGGGGCGGGCACCACCGTTATCCCGGACGACACCGGCGACCTCGCGGACTATATGGATTCGCTGCGGCGCCTGCTCGAACTGGACCTCGAGACTATCTACCCGGCGCACGGTCCGGTGATCAGAAAGCCGCGCCAGAAAATTCGCGAGTACATCGCGCATCGCGAACTCCGCGAGCGCCAGGTGCTGGAAGCGCTCAAGGACGGGCCGCTCGAACCGATGGCGATCGTCAAGAAGATTTACACCGACGTCCCCGAGTATCTGCATCAAGCTGCCGCCAGCTCCGTTCGCTCTCATCTGGGCAAGCTGAAACGAGATGGCCGCGTGGTCGAGCATGAAAAGCGTTGGAGTCTTGTCTAGCAGGCGCTGGCGCCATCAATTGATGATTGCGGCGCTCGCCGCGAGCCCGCTCATTTTGAGCTGGCAGGACTGCGCATTCAGTCAGACGCCTGACTCGACTGAGGCAAGCAGGACGTGGAAGGCCGCTGCTGCGGCCGCCGCCGCCGCGCCGGCCAGCGCGAAGCCTGAGAGCAAGTTCGCGGCCTCGCTGCCAACCAACCTGGTGCCGGACGATTCGGCGCCCTCGCTCGCGCTTCCGTTGGCGCCGCCGCCGCGCGACACCGCTTACGAGGACGACGACGTGATCGCGCCGCCGCGCGACACCTCCGCGCCAATCGAGAACGATCCGACCGCGATGCCGAACAACCTCGTAACGACGCCGATCGGCGACAGCGGCCAGTCTTCAAGCACGGTCGAGATTCCGCCGGTGCTGCCTGCGCCGGATACCGCCGCGACGGATTCGCATCCGCCACCGATCAACGTGCAGGCGCAAACCGCGAAAAAGTCCGGCATCGACGACAGCCTGCAATCAGCCGCC
This genomic window contains:
- a CDS encoding MBL fold metallo-hydrolase → MEKITRVVTDNMIGLKLPDYARHSPRVATVLGKNPSAFTGPGTNTYIVGTSSRPLLLDTGQGVAVYIDLLEAAMKELAHSSELDRIVLTHAHVDHLGGVKQVTERFGSMEVLKMPWEGHDAPAGAITPIGHDAIVETDGVTLRAVHTPGHAPDHLCYYLEEERALFTGDVVLGAGTTVIPDDTGDLADYMDSLRRLLELDLETIYPAHGPVIRKPRQKIREYIAHRELRERQVLEALKDGPLEPMAIVKKIYTDVPEYLHQAAASSVRSHLGKLKRDGRVVEHEKRWSLV
- a CDS encoding type III pantothenate kinase; protein product: MLITVDVGNSDIVIGIYEGERLRNHWRISTIRDRTTDEHGALLNTLFGAAGIPPGLKPEGIAIACVVPPLNQVMEQLAMRYFHCDPLMVGPGIKTGMPILYENPKEVGADRIVNAVAAFERYSSACIVVDFGTATSFDYITGKGEYAGGAIAPGLGVSMNALIEHAAKLYRVELVRPREAVGRTTISSIQSGLIFGYTALVDGLVTRILRERGEKARIIATGTFADLIAPESETIEEVDEFLTLKGLRLIFERNRR
- a CDS encoding SDR family NAD(P)-dependent oxidoreductase — encoded protein: MSDPKIALVTGAGRGIGRDIALRMAREGFHVGLIARTKSQLEETAELIRAQGGKAVVTPTDVSRREQVVAAVETVERELGPISVLINNAGAYLRKKFTEITEEDFDSQLKVNAFGPFFCTQAVIGKMAERKSGTVIFVLGSESRSGPAQYSAYNASKLAQRAIAESVAYEFMHLGVHAAALDVDGAVDSERVRESMPDVDPSHFVPPSAICDEIVHLINQSKSAWTFQVDMRSFVQWRPRVAAKKKP